The following proteins are co-located in the Candidatus Zixiibacteriota bacterium genome:
- a CDS encoding cupin domain-containing protein: MQELMKKWEGTAFPEMIRDLPEVELPFEGVRGWLLQGGRQQVVFFDIEPSGEVPPHSHCAQWGIMLEGEMSLTIGDKTQTVRKGDWYFIPEGVVHSAKFHSRVNVIDMFDTPDRYKVKG; this comes from the coding sequence ATGCAAGAACTAATGAAGAAATGGGAAGGAACTGCCTTCCCGGAGATGATCCGTGATCTCCCGGAAGTTGAGCTTCCCTTTGAAGGTGTTCGCGGCTGGTTGCTTCAGGGAGGTAGGCAGCAGGTTGTTTTCTTTGACATTGAGCCATCCGGGGAAGTTCCTCCGCATTCGCACTGTGCCCAATGGGGCATAATGCTCGAAGGCGAGATGTCACTGACTATTGGCGATAAAACCCAGACCGTTCGCAAGGGTGACTGGTATTTCATTCCCGAAGGCGTGGTGCACTCGGCCAAATTCCATTCGCGGGTCAATGTTATTGACATGTTCGATACTCCGGATCGGTACAAGGTGAAGGGCTGA
- a CDS encoding homoserine dehydrogenase — protein sequence MRLLLIGFGTVGQGLAELLLEKEKSLFDDYGLKTQVVGISDMLKGSLYNTDGIDLTAALEKAKSGGKISDLSDKYDGDALSLIAAADADMIVEATYTDIKTAEPATSHIRAALEKGMHVTTTNKGPTALFFHDMAKLAKDKGVEFLYEGTVISGTPLLNLIRETLAGCAISEVKGILNGTTNYILSEMEAGLAYEDVLKTAQELGYAEAVPDADVLGWDALAKVTIIANAVFGASCKPDDFSCKGITDITSDAIADAKKRGKRFKLIGKVWRDGDQVKGSVAPEEVDLSHPLAGVMGATNAVTITTDALGDVTIVGPGAGRVETGYSALVDIIHVGGKL from the coding sequence ATGCGATTACTGCTGATTGGTTTTGGAACGGTTGGCCAGGGACTAGCCGAACTACTTCTGGAAAAAGAGAAGAGCTTGTTTGACGATTACGGTCTGAAGACGCAGGTGGTCGGTATTTCCGATATGCTCAAAGGTAGTTTGTATAATACGGATGGCATCGACTTGACCGCTGCTCTGGAGAAGGCAAAATCCGGCGGCAAGATTTCTGACTTGTCGGATAAATACGACGGTGACGCGCTAAGCCTGATCGCTGCGGCTGATGCGGACATGATTGTCGAAGCGACCTACACCGACATCAAGACCGCGGAACCTGCTACTTCTCATATCAGGGCTGCTCTGGAAAAAGGCATGCACGTCACAACTACCAACAAAGGACCGACAGCTCTCTTTTTCCACGATATGGCTAAACTTGCCAAGGACAAAGGCGTGGAGTTTCTCTATGAAGGAACGGTGATAAGCGGCACGCCGTTACTGAACCTTATTCGTGAGACACTGGCCGGATGCGCTATTTCTGAAGTTAAAGGAATACTCAACGGCACCACCAACTATATCCTCTCAGAGATGGAAGCGGGGCTTGCTTACGAGGATGTTTTGAAAACTGCACAAGAACTCGGTTATGCCGAAGCGGTACCTGATGCCGATGTGTTGGGTTGGGATGCGCTGGCCAAGGTGACAATCATCGCCAACGCTGTCTTTGGCGCTTCGTGTAAACCGGACGATTTCTCCTGCAAAGGTATCACCGATATTACCAGCGATGCCATTGCCGATGCCAAGAAACGTGGCAAGCGATTCAAATTGATCGGCAAGGTCTGGCGCGATGGTGACCAGGTTAAGGGCAGTGTTGCTCCCGAAGAAGTGGACTTGAGCCATCCCCTCGCGGGTGTCATGGGGGCCACCAACGCGGTGACGATCACGACCGATGCCCTGGGCGATGTGACAATCGTCGGACCAGGTGCGGGCAGAGTTGAGACAGGGTACAGCGCTTTGGTGGACATCATTCATGTAGGAGGTAAGCTATGA
- a CDS encoding aldehyde dehydrogenase family protein: MKMLLDGQWIDRDDKIDVIDPFDGSLIDTVPSANAADCETALASAVKGFEITKKMTVYDRAQILFKAADLISDRLEEFATIIAREGSKTIKEARKEASRCVNTITCSAEEAKRILGETIPWDSFPGGEKRRGYYYRFPIGVVLAITPFNDPLNLVAHKLGPAIAAGNAVILKPATVTPLSALKLVEVLLEAGLPPQAIQAITGVGSVIGDPLVSDDRVRMISFTGGVEAGKHIASKAGIKKIGMELGSNSPVIVWKDADLDLAVESCVSGAFWAAGQNCIGVQRLLVHRDIYDTFKTRFVELTKKYKIGDKMNEETDMGPMITESEAKRVETWVNEAVDKGANLLIGGKRTGALYEPTVLENLAPDTTIHCEEVFGPTVNLYTVDDIDKAIKEANSLPFGLLAGIFTSNIEIAFKAAYELDCGGVMINDSTDYRLDSMPFGGVKYSGLGREGLKFSLQEMTEPKVVCFNLPGM, encoded by the coding sequence ATGAAGATGCTGCTTGACGGCCAATGGATTGATCGCGATGACAAGATCGATGTGATTGACCCGTTTGACGGTTCGCTGATAGACACTGTACCAAGCGCCAATGCGGCTGATTGTGAAACCGCTCTCGCCAGTGCTGTCAAAGGATTTGAGATTACCAAGAAAATGACCGTTTACGACCGGGCGCAGATTCTGTTCAAGGCGGCCGACTTGATCTCGGATCGTCTGGAAGAGTTCGCGACGATTATCGCTCGCGAGGGTTCCAAGACGATCAAAGAAGCGCGGAAAGAAGCTTCACGTTGTGTCAATACGATTACCTGCTCGGCCGAAGAAGCCAAACGTATTCTCGGCGAAACAATTCCCTGGGATTCATTCCCCGGTGGCGAGAAACGACGAGGTTACTACTACCGTTTCCCTATTGGTGTTGTGCTGGCGATTACTCCGTTTAATGATCCACTCAATCTGGTGGCGCACAAATTGGGCCCGGCCATTGCCGCCGGTAATGCTGTAATTCTCAAACCAGCTACGGTTACGCCCCTCTCGGCCCTCAAACTCGTCGAAGTGTTACTGGAGGCAGGCCTCCCGCCGCAGGCGATTCAGGCTATCACCGGCGTTGGTTCGGTGATTGGCGATCCATTGGTCAGCGATGATCGTGTACGCATGATCTCGTTTACGGGTGGTGTCGAAGCCGGTAAACATATCGCCTCGAAAGCTGGAATCAAGAAAATCGGTATGGAGTTGGGTTCCAACTCGCCGGTGATTGTATGGAAAGATGCCGATCTTGATCTCGCGGTCGAGTCGTGTGTCTCAGGTGCATTCTGGGCTGCCGGCCAGAACTGTATCGGCGTGCAGCGACTGCTGGTCCATCGTGATATCTACGACACCTTCAAGACTCGTTTTGTCGAACTTACGAAGAAATACAAGATCGGCGATAAAATGAACGAAGAGACCGATATGGGACCAATGATCACCGAGTCCGAAGCGAAACGTGTAGAGACTTGGGTGAACGAAGCAGTTGACAAAGGAGCCAATTTGTTGATCGGTGGCAAACGCACCGGCGCTCTGTATGAGCCGACTGTGCTTGAGAATCTCGCCCCCGATACGACGATTCATTGCGAGGAAGTCTTCGGTCCAACAGTAAATTTGTATACGGTTGACGATATCGATAAAGCTATCAAAGAAGCCAACTCCCTGCCGTTTGGTTTACTGGCGGGAATCTTCACCAGCAATATCGAAATCGCTTTCAAGGCTGCTTACGAGTTGGATTGTGGTGGCGTAATGATTAACGATTCTACCGACTACCGTCTTGATTCGATGCCGTTCGGCGGCGTCAAGTACTCCGGACTCGGACGGGAAGGATTGAAATTTTCGTTGCAGGAGATGACCGAACCAAAGGTCGTCTGTTTCAACTTGCCGGGGATGTAG
- a CDS encoding porin family protein yields MKIVSAMILTVFLLMPMAQAGQVGLGAGVSGGLEFPIAQQDQKQGSVFCLKARIGVMPIVTLEPGLSFTRYGDPEFDDFTSDLEGAKVTGYILDATLGGSFGGTGVEPYGLFGIGYYNTSLEHFGDDKKNFGWSAGFGLEIGVAPRVGLDFRGRVAMISTDGGGTKKSGSVTGGINIYFGK; encoded by the coding sequence ATGAAGATAGTATCGGCAATGATCCTGACCGTGTTCCTGTTGATGCCAATGGCTCAGGCTGGACAGGTCGGATTGGGTGCAGGAGTTTCCGGAGGGCTCGAGTTCCCGATTGCGCAGCAGGACCAGAAGCAAGGATCGGTCTTCTGTCTTAAGGCTCGGATCGGTGTTATGCCCATAGTGACGCTGGAGCCGGGGCTGAGTTTCACTCGTTATGGTGACCCTGAGTTTGATGATTTCACGTCAGACCTTGAGGGTGCCAAAGTGACGGGATACATTCTCGATGCCACCCTTGGCGGGTCATTCGGGGGTACGGGTGTCGAGCCATATGGTCTCTTTGGAATTGGTTATTACAACACATCTCTGGAGCACTTCGGGGACGACAAGAAGAACTTTGGTTGGTCGGCCGGTTTTGGTCTTGAGATTGGCGTGGCGCCGAGAGTCGGTCTCGATTTCAGAGGTCGTGTAGCAATGATCTCGACTGATGGTGGCGGCACCAAGAAATCGGGATCGGTTACTGGTGGCATTAACATATACTTCGGTAAGTGA
- a CDS encoding tyrosine-type recombinase/integrase gives MGSIFKRGRIWYIDITVEGKRLRKPVGTSKKVASLALADLEVKVARQQFDLDVPDGQLADLFEAYLGYSDTNNAPSTTLRYRQVIQNFVLFLRLHHSHISKVSELSLPTIEGYKRFRKSINPRTIELPDDFEYKVARNTKLASPKTINYELKTLKSIFRWGKKHGFCHTNPCEDVTLFKIQDAKTPRFLSRNECSQLLDYSSPKYYPVFYTFLNTGLRLGELINLQWGDINLKRRILTVRKKEDWKPKTGEREIPLNDGMIGLLRRMKPPRATLRDYIFTHEDGRKMGPKVRKALISTAVEADIPDLTKVHSLRHTFASQLVMSGIDLPTVQRLLGHSDIQTTMIYAHLAPEHLLDAVQKLEIS, from the coding sequence ATGGGTTCGATTTTCAAACGCGGAAGAATCTGGTATATCGATATCACAGTTGAAGGCAAACGCCTTCGCAAGCCAGTCGGTACATCAAAAAAGGTGGCATCCCTGGCTCTTGCCGATCTGGAGGTGAAGGTTGCTCGCCAGCAATTCGACCTTGACGTGCCAGATGGGCAGCTGGCTGATCTATTCGAAGCATATCTAGGTTATTCGGATACTAATAATGCTCCGAGCACCACCTTGCGATATCGCCAGGTCATTCAGAACTTCGTGCTGTTTCTGCGGCTTCACCATTCCCATATCTCCAAGGTGTCTGAACTGAGCTTACCAACCATCGAGGGATACAAACGCTTTCGGAAATCTATCAATCCACGCACAATAGAACTTCCTGATGACTTCGAGTACAAGGTGGCCAGGAACACAAAGCTGGCCAGTCCCAAAACAATTAACTATGAACTCAAGACTCTAAAATCAATATTCCGTTGGGGGAAAAAGCACGGCTTCTGTCATACCAATCCATGTGAGGATGTGACACTCTTTAAAATCCAGGATGCAAAAACACCAAGGTTTCTTTCAAGAAACGAATGCAGTCAGCTTCTTGACTACTCCAGCCCAAAGTACTACCCGGTTTTCTACACCTTTCTTAACACTGGCCTAAGGCTCGGTGAACTCATCAATCTGCAATGGGGCGATATCAACCTCAAGCGACGGATTCTCACCGTGCGAAAAAAGGAGGACTGGAAGCCCAAAACTGGAGAGCGTGAGATTCCCCTAAACGATGGGATGATTGGTCTCTTAAGGCGGATGAAGCCACCAAGGGCAACCTTGCGCGATTACATCTTCACACACGAGGATGGAAGGAAAATGGGGCCAAAGGTCCGGAAAGCTCTCATCAGTACCGCAGTTGAAGCGGATATTCCGGACTTAACCAAAGTCCACAGTCTGCGTCACACTTTCGCCAGTCAGCTGGTAATGAGCGGGATCGATTTGCCAACCGTACAGCGATTGCTGGGACACAGCGATATCCAGACCACGATGATCTACGCCCACTTGGCACCAGAACATCTGCTCGACGCGGTTCAGAAACTCGAAATCAGTTGA
- a CDS encoding helix-turn-helix domain-containing protein: MKKLLTLNELAETLGVKPATVYKWTHLGTIPYIKVGRLVRFREEDIERWLKSRTKKTVAMPTADLDRFLPPGIRRRSKAAT, translated from the coding sequence ATGAAGAAGCTCCTCACACTAAACGAACTTGCCGAGACGCTGGGAGTCAAACCAGCGACGGTATACAAGTGGACGCACCTGGGTACTATACCATACATCAAGGTGGGTCGGCTGGTTCGTTTCAGAGAAGAGGATATTGAGAGATGGTTGAAGTCTCGAACGAAGAAAACGGTGGCAATGCCGACGGCGGACCTTGACAGATTCTTACCCCCAGGCATACGTCGCAGGAGCAAGGCAGCAACGTAG
- a CDS encoding AAA family ATPase — translation MHVTGLYDIDIERQFLGAAIHNPSELQNLEGGPVDPLVFSDPKNRAVWEAVQELVATNSEFDVFDLTPLLRKSEAFKGGSPGAYAIELKENQSCVSHPGNHLETLRSLAWRRELVSKVGQIAVRCEDPGANDSDIAARVETLLTHSDGQQDLTAEPIGSFMQSYVDEVCSGSVKSVQDGIKMPFPGLHRRLSYLEPGQLMIIGGPPSMGKTSFLIGIVRENLSKGKKLLYISLDESKAAVVRRLLANRTNISAIKMRDAVVTEKEKEKLCLAAAPFVADDRLFLIDSSGLSVGDIASLARRVKRRYGLDGILVDYLGQIAIDNQESRTLQVGSIVRGLKVLAKDLEVPCIALSQLNRSYDKLKVNELPRPSMLRDSGEIEQEANIVLFPWIPLEFLKRRYGETSPKYKNALDPSRDDHAAYIVIAKNKEGETFLHKCRWHPKAMRFFEESPNRELF, via the coding sequence ATGCATGTCACGGGACTTTATGATATCGATATCGAGCGTCAGTTCCTGGGTGCGGCGATACACAATCCCTCGGAGCTTCAGAATCTTGAAGGCGGACCTGTCGACCCATTGGTGTTCTCTGACCCCAAGAACCGTGCGGTGTGGGAAGCTGTTCAGGAACTGGTAGCCACTAATAGTGAGTTCGACGTTTTCGACCTGACACCGCTCCTGCGGAAATCTGAAGCATTCAAGGGCGGCAGTCCCGGTGCGTATGCGATTGAACTCAAGGAAAACCAATCCTGCGTCTCACATCCCGGCAACCACCTGGAGACACTACGGAGCCTGGCGTGGCGGCGCGAACTTGTGAGCAAGGTCGGACAGATAGCCGTTCGATGCGAAGATCCCGGGGCGAATGACTCTGATATCGCGGCCAGGGTGGAGACACTACTAACCCATTCAGATGGCCAGCAGGATTTGACTGCTGAGCCTATTGGCTCCTTCATGCAATCCTATGTCGACGAAGTATGTTCTGGCAGCGTGAAGAGCGTTCAGGACGGCATCAAGATGCCGTTCCCCGGCCTTCATCGTCGGCTGAGTTACCTTGAGCCGGGGCAGCTTATGATTATCGGCGGGCCGCCCTCCATGGGCAAGACATCCTTCTTGATTGGCATTGTGCGAGAGAACCTCTCCAAAGGCAAGAAACTCCTGTACATCTCACTGGATGAGAGCAAAGCGGCTGTAGTGCGTCGGCTCCTTGCCAACCGTACCAACATATCGGCCATCAAGATGCGTGATGCCGTTGTCACCGAGAAGGAAAAGGAAAAGCTGTGCTTGGCTGCTGCTCCGTTTGTCGCTGATGACCGGCTCTTTCTGATTGACTCATCCGGTCTCTCCGTAGGCGATATTGCTTCGTTGGCCCGTCGGGTCAAGCGTCGCTATGGGCTGGACGGAATTCTAGTCGACTATCTGGGACAGATCGCCATAGACAATCAGGAATCCCGTACTCTTCAGGTGGGATCAATAGTCAGGGGCCTAAAGGTACTTGCAAAGGATCTAGAAGTCCCGTGTATAGCTCTGTCTCAGTTGAATCGATCTTACGACAAACTGAAGGTCAATGAGCTCCCGCGGCCGTCCATGTTGCGGGACTCTGGTGAGATTGAGCAGGAGGCCAACATCGTACTGTTTCCGTGGATTCCTTTAGAGTTTCTCAAACGGCGGTACGGTGAGACCAGTCCGAAATATAAAAACGCTCTGGACCCGTCCCGTGATGACCATGCCGCATACATTGTCATCGCGAAGAACAAGGAAGGCGAGACATTCCTACATAAATGTCGTTGGCATCCGAAGGCCATGCGGTTCTTCGAAGAATCGCCCAATCGAGAGCTATTTTGA
- a CDS encoding replication protein, with translation MENPYQKLSAVSPQREDGHRRIANDVYRELLLSDMTASELKVVLYIIDQTWGYSKKSASITVSAMVAATGFTSRMIRKVISLLKARRIIHYERTGALVRGQHLNEFLFNKHYDTWLTRQLFESSPLNSSTVTPEPEGTQLLSESSPPSIIERKKDIERAGESEKAKSPKPKSDHAKAIAYFCDKHLDSTDTPYHFVKGKDGTIVRDLLATYDLEKFRQLVDALFLSDDPFYDKAGRTMGTLKGTVNKLAQSLSESHTVLECY, from the coding sequence ATGGAAAACCCATACCAAAAGTTGTCGGCGGTTAGCCCGCAGCGCGAAGATGGTCACCGTCGTATCGCTAACGATGTTTATCGGGAGCTATTGCTCTCCGATATGACTGCTTCCGAACTGAAGGTCGTTTTGTATATAATCGACCAGACTTGGGGGTACAGCAAGAAGTCCGCTTCCATCACGGTATCCGCAATGGTGGCAGCTACTGGTTTCACGTCCAGAATGATACGCAAGGTCATTAGCTTACTCAAGGCTAGACGAATCATCCACTATGAACGCACAGGTGCACTTGTCCGGGGTCAGCATCTGAACGAGTTCCTATTCAATAAACACTACGACACCTGGCTTACACGACAGCTGTTCGAGAGTTCACCCCTGAACTCCAGTACCGTTACCCCTGAACCAGAAGGTACACAACTACTGTCCGAGAGTTCACCCCCCTCTATAATAGAAAGAAAGAAAGATATAGAAAGGGCAGGCGAATCCGAGAAGGCAAAATCGCCGAAACCGAAGTCGGACCATGCGAAGGCAATTGCATACTTCTGTGACAAGCACCTGGACTCCACCGACACCCCTTACCACTTCGTGAAGGGCAAGGACGGGACAATCGTGCGGGATCTGTTGGCAACCTACGACCTGGAGAAGTTCCGACAACTTGTCGATGCCCTATTCTTGAGTGACGACCCCTTCTACGACAAAGCTGGCAGGACAATGGGTACGCTCAAGGGTACGGTCAACAAATTGGCTCAATCGCTCTCGGAATCACATACAGTCCTGGAGTGCTACTGA
- a CDS encoding type I restriction-modification system subunit M, with protein MSNGNLSWIAGFIWGIADDVLRDVYTRGKYRDAILPMTVIRRLDAVLEPTKEAVLKLSKQLDDAGVANKQAALCQASGNAFYNISPFTLRDLRARARQQQLKSDFEAYLDGFSPNVQEILSKFKFRNQIPTLVEADILGSLVEKFTSSKINLSPNPVNDQDGKVRLPGLDNHAMGTIFEELIRRFNEENNEEAGEHWTPRDVVKLMANLIFFPIADDILDATYRVYDGACGTGGMLTVAEETLNSLAGDQGKEVSIHLFGQEIQPETYAISKADLLLKGEGQAADNIKYGSTLSSDAFPAMEFDFMLSNPPYGKSWKTDLERMGGKKDLIDARYTVQHKGEELSLITRSSDGQLMFLVNKLSKMVPVSDHTPLGSRIAEVHNGSSLFTGDAGQGESNIRRWIIENDWCEAIIALPLNMFYNTGIATYIWVLSNSKPEHRHGRVQLIDATGIYQPLRKNLGKKNCELSNEQINQITDIFLTFEETEQSKIFPNEAFGYWKITVERPLRIPGIDPDRIYKAKEIKDLKAEHGTDPEAPPVIKKKTRENVEYEPDTNLRDTEQVPLLEDGGIEAFVEREVLPHVPDAWIDQAKTKIGYEVSFTRHFYKPTPLRSLDEIKADILALEKDNEGLLGEIIESGEDLY; from the coding sequence ATGTCAAACGGTAACCTCAGTTGGATTGCCGGATTCATCTGGGGTATTGCAGATGATGTGTTGCGTGACGTCTATACCCGAGGGAAGTACCGGGATGCTATTCTTCCGATGACAGTCATCCGACGACTCGACGCCGTACTCGAGCCGACCAAAGAGGCTGTTCTCAAACTGAGCAAGCAACTCGATGATGCGGGCGTTGCGAACAAACAGGCCGCCCTGTGCCAGGCTTCCGGGAACGCCTTCTATAACATATCTCCGTTTACGCTTCGCGACCTCCGTGCCCGGGCAAGGCAACAGCAACTCAAATCCGATTTTGAGGCTTATCTCGATGGCTTTTCGCCCAACGTCCAAGAAATACTCAGCAAGTTTAAATTCCGAAATCAGATTCCCACGCTGGTCGAGGCAGACATCCTCGGCAGTCTCGTTGAGAAATTCACCTCGAGCAAAATTAACCTCAGCCCGAATCCCGTCAACGATCAAGATGGCAAGGTGCGTTTGCCTGGCCTGGACAACCATGCCATGGGTACGATTTTCGAAGAATTGATCCGACGCTTCAATGAGGAGAACAACGAGGAGGCTGGCGAGCACTGGACTCCACGTGATGTTGTCAAGCTGATGGCTAATCTGATCTTTTTCCCAATTGCCGACGATATCCTCGACGCCACCTACCGTGTGTACGATGGTGCCTGTGGCACCGGAGGAATGCTTACCGTCGCAGAAGAGACCCTAAATTCGCTCGCCGGTGACCAAGGCAAGGAAGTGTCAATCCACCTGTTTGGTCAGGAAATCCAGCCCGAAACATACGCCATCAGCAAGGCTGATCTACTTCTCAAAGGGGAAGGGCAGGCGGCTGATAACATCAAGTATGGTTCGACACTTTCGTCTGACGCTTTTCCGGCGATGGAGTTCGATTTCATGCTCTCCAATCCACCCTACGGCAAGAGCTGGAAAACGGACCTCGAACGCATGGGTGGCAAGAAAGATCTTATCGACGCGCGTTACACCGTCCAGCACAAGGGCGAGGAACTTTCGCTCATCACCCGCTCAAGCGATGGCCAGCTTATGTTCCTAGTCAATAAGCTGTCAAAGATGGTCCCTGTGAGCGACCACACTCCACTGGGCAGCCGCATCGCCGAAGTGCACAATGGCTCGTCGCTCTTCACCGGTGATGCCGGCCAGGGGGAGTCCAACATCCGCCGGTGGATAATTGAGAACGATTGGTGCGAAGCCATCATCGCCCTACCCCTGAACATGTTCTACAACACCGGCATTGCAACCTACATCTGGGTGCTCTCCAATAGCAAACCCGAGCATCGTCATGGCAGGGTTCAGCTTATCGACGCCACTGGCATTTACCAACCCTTGCGTAAGAACCTCGGCAAGAAGAATTGCGAGTTGTCCAACGAACAGATCAATCAGATTACCGACATATTCCTCACCTTTGAAGAAACCGAGCAATCAAAGATATTTCCCAACGAGGCTTTCGGCTATTGGAAGATCACCGTCGAACGTCCCCTTCGGATTCCGGGCATAGATCCCGATCGCATCTACAAGGCAAAGGAGATCAAAGACCTCAAGGCCGAGCATGGCACCGACCCCGAGGCACCCCCTGTCATCAAGAAGAAAACCAGGGAAAATGTCGAATACGAACCCGACACCAATCTGCGCGACACCGAACAGGTGCCACTACTTGAAGATGGTGGCATCGAGGCTTTTGTTGAGCGTGAAGTATTGCCACATGTGCCGGATGCGTGGATTGACCAAGCCAAGACCAAGATCGGTTACGAAGTTTCTTTCACGCGACACTTCTACAAACCGACACCTTTGCGTTCGCTCGACGAGATCAAAGCAGACATCCTGGCGTTGGAGAAGGATAACGAGGGTCTGCTCGGCGAAATTATTGAAAGTGGGGAGGATTTGTATTGA
- a CDS encoding DUF262 domain-containing HNH endonuclease family protein — MKEIRGDAKNIRTLLGGSKFAIDYYQREYRWETKQVSEFLDDLGGKFLESHEAGNERGAVEHYGHYFLGSIIISDKKGQKFIIDGQQRLTTLTLLLIHIHRQLEDEEQKGQVTDLIFSRKFGKRSFNLDVPERAVCMEALFTGEPFDENGEAESVTNILNRFQDIEEHFPHDLTGDALPYFADWLIENVHFVEITAYSDTDAYSIFETMNDRGLSLTPTDMLKGYLLANITDTDHRNLASQTWRSHLSALKQIDKDEDADAIKAWLRSQHAMTIRERKRGAKARDFDLIGTEFHRWVRDHEEALGLTASADFGRFIQEDLAFYSHWYERIRMATESLTNGLKAIHYNAQNNFTLQYPVLLAPLIRSDSENEILRKLRITSSFIDILVARRIWNWKSTSYSTMQYNMFQLVVLKVRGKSAGEVAEFLTERLDAEEETFSANERFRLHGMNGRPIHRLLARMTDYVETSSGRASRYNEYIKRHGKNGYEVEHIWANHPERHEDEFDHPADFAEYRNRIGGLLLLPKSFNASYGDKPYADKREHYYGHNLLAQSLHERAYDHNPGFRRFLDDSGLAFKAHSEFRKADLDARQELYCKLAEQIWNPENLLREVDA; from the coding sequence TTGAAGGAGATTCGTGGCGACGCTAAAAACATCCGCACACTATTGGGCGGTTCAAAGTTTGCTATTGACTACTATCAACGGGAATACCGATGGGAAACAAAACAGGTTTCTGAGTTTCTTGATGACCTTGGCGGCAAGTTCTTGGAGAGTCATGAAGCAGGAAACGAACGTGGTGCTGTCGAGCACTATGGCCATTACTTCCTTGGCTCCATCATCATTAGCGACAAGAAAGGTCAGAAGTTCATCATCGACGGGCAGCAACGTCTGACCACACTGACTCTACTGTTGATCCACATCCATCGCCAACTCGAAGACGAAGAACAGAAGGGTCAGGTTACCGACCTCATCTTCTCCCGGAAGTTCGGCAAGCGCTCTTTCAACCTCGACGTCCCCGAGCGTGCCGTGTGTATGGAAGCGCTTTTCACTGGCGAGCCCTTTGATGAGAATGGGGAAGCAGAGTCGGTGACTAATATCCTCAACCGCTTCCAAGACATTGAGGAGCACTTCCCTCACGATCTCACGGGCGATGCTCTGCCGTACTTTGCCGACTGGCTGATTGAGAACGTTCACTTCGTTGAGATCACAGCATACTCGGACACCGACGCCTACTCCATTTTCGAAACCATGAATGATCGTGGGCTTTCACTGACGCCCACGGACATGCTCAAGGGATACCTGCTGGCTAATATCACCGACACCGACCACCGCAACTTAGCCAGCCAAACATGGCGCAGCCATCTCTCCGCTCTGAAGCAAATCGACAAGGATGAGGACGCCGATGCCATTAAGGCATGGCTGCGCAGCCAGCATGCCATGACAATTCGTGAACGCAAACGCGGTGCGAAAGCTCGTGACTTTGACCTCATTGGCACCGAGTTCCATCGTTGGGTGCGCGACCACGAGGAAGCCCTTGGTCTCACCGCCAGCGCCGACTTTGGACGCTTCATCCAGGAAGATCTTGCCTTCTACAGTCACTGGTACGAACGTATCCGCATGGCTACCGAATCGCTGACCAACGGACTGAAGGCGATTCACTACAACGCCCAGAATAACTTTACACTACAATACCCAGTCCTTCTTGCACCCCTGATTCGCTCTGACAGCGAGAACGAGATACTGCGTAAGCTGCGCATAACCTCATCGTTCATAGACATCCTGGTCGCCCGACGAATCTGGAACTGGAAATCTACCAGCTATTCGACTATGCAATACAATATGTTTCAGCTGGTGGTTCTAAAAGTCCGTGGGAAGTCAGCGGGAGAGGTGGCAGAGTTTCTCACGGAGCGACTAGACGCCGAGGAAGAGACTTTTTCTGCCAACGAACGTTTCCGTCTACACGGCATGAATGGCCGTCCAATCCACCGCTTGCTGGCACGCATGACCGACTATGTTGAGACCAGTTCCGGGCGAGCATCGCGCTACAATGAGTATATCAAACGTCACGGCAAGAACGGCTATGAGGTCGAACATATCTGGGCCAATCATCCCGAGCGCCACGAAGACGAATTCGATCATCCCGCGGATTTTGCCGAGTACCGCAACCGCATTGGCGGCTTGCTTCTCTTACCCAAGAGCTTCAACGCCAGCTATGGCGACAAACCCTATGCGGACAAACGCGAACATTATTATGGCCATAACCTTCTAGCTCAGAGCCTTCACGAGAGGGCCTATGACCATAACCCAGGCTTCCGACGTTTCCTGGATGATAGCGGCTTGGCTTTCAAGGCACACTCTGAGTTCAGGAAAGCCGACCTGGATGCCAGACAGGAACTCTACTGCAAGCTCGCCGAGCAGATTTGGAATCCAGAGAATCTGCTGCGTGAGGTAGACGCATGA